A section of the Pseudorasbora parva isolate DD20220531a chromosome 2, ASM2467924v1, whole genome shotgun sequence genome encodes:
- the LOC137092309 gene encoding ecto-ADP-ribosyltransferase 5-like isoform X1, which yields MLLIIEALLLILAALGQDHRAAAAAVGVRIFPLDMAPKSVDDQYMECREEMAHLVKTKYLEEEKSASAEFKKTWQEAEENAKEPEDNLQQIHSVAIHVYTNKDSKVYSNFTSATRTGKQKYQDKTFKWYSLHFLLTEALQILKKTQNRCYVTYRGTNVRFDVQNTEVRLSSFSSSSLDRKVIQGFGNKSCFEIYTCEGANLTKYSKYPDEKEVLIPPYETFNVTAVKNRTDQPDLWCETVFVLNSTGKTSDLNCALFNSGNHAAYFNGLLLLPLLFCVYLLIS from the coding sequence GATCACagagctgctgctgctgctgttggagTAAGGATATTTCCATTGGATATGGCACCGAAATCTGTTGATGATCAATATATGGAATGTAGAGAGGAAATGGCACACCTGGTAAAGACAAAATATCTAGAAGAGGAAAAATCCGCCTCAGCtgaatttaaaaagacttgGCAAGAAGCTGAAGAGAATGCAAAGGAACCAGAGGATAACTTGCAGCAGATTCATTCAGTCGCCATTCATGTGTACACTAACAAAGACTCTAAAGTGTACAGTAATTTCACAAGTGCCACTCGTACTGGCAAACAAAAGTACCAAGACAAGACATTCAAATGGTATTCACTTCACTTTCTGTTAACAGAGGCATTACAGATTCTGAAGAAAACACAAAACAGATGCTATGTAACTTACCGTGGTACAAATGTTAGGTTTGATGTCCAGAACACAGAGGTCCGTCTGAGCTCATTTTCATCCTCATCGCTTGATCGTAAAGTAATACAGGGTTTCGGAAATAAATCTTGTTTTGAAATCTACACTTGTGAAGGGGCTAATTTGACAAAATATTCAAAGTATCCTGATGAGAAAGAGGTGCTGATTCCTCCATATGAGACGTTTAATGTCACTGCTGTCAAAAACAGAACAGATCAGCCAGATCTCTGGTGTGAGACTGTTTTTGTGTTGAATAGCACTGGAAAAACAAGTGACCTGAACTGTGCATTGTTTAACAGTGGAAACCATGCTGCTTACTTTAATGGTTTACTACTTTTGccattattattttgtgtttaccTGTTAATCAGTTAA